A single genomic interval of Apis cerana isolate GH-2021 linkage group LG14, AcerK_1.0, whole genome shotgun sequence harbors:
- the LOC108000652 gene encoding liprin-alpha-1 isoform X7, with the protein MWNMMCDVMPTIAEDSISQRSSQYSGEDANFEQLMVSMLDERDKLVESLRENQERLQETEARLQEVEKERDSLNRQLNANIPQDFSQLTKELAAARESILEREEEISELKAERNNTRLLLEHLECLVSRHERSLRMTVVKRQAAAQSGVSSEVEVLKALKSLFEHHKALDEKVRERLRVALERNTSLEEELAITKEELQQYKLSGHAPKTIEDRPKENGQTEDSQQQNKNETEQAAGQQQQQQQQQPQQQQQQQQQSIQKLGTEKSTEIESRLSNGSLDPTDQDSAARVIDLQATLDKQSSELSTWQRRVAELSGRVAELEETLSKTQKDLLKTQETNVKLQRDLRENVAQKEDQEERIATLEKRYLNAQRESTSLHDLNEKLEQELQHKKAQLKLQEEKIAAIQEKLELAEQKLAQYAKLPEMEEQLKQRMEALTQVRRPNQQAQERHGSAEDRIQRLETQLEEKNAEVMRVNQRLKMNEEHNTRLSTTVDKLLSESNERLQVHLKERMHALEEKNALTQELEKTRKIAEDLQNEKADIVKELGKARLEIDNVKRQMLQQEIAFNIQQTDALTRSLSPNAVDPGSFSRSASHSSFDTHSLPRRTGKRPAIEEDPSKNYVARTLAEQEWEKLQQAHVLANVQQAFDVSSDAEGDGDNESLFSCAADVISPTGHTDAQTLALMLQEQLDAINNEIRLIQEEKQSTEARAEELESRVGSLEHMNLLARGRSLERASPPLSGRSTPKSHHSPNRDYLHKYHTAPASMSPAHLHQYAASLASPGQLSESLPASQLQLSGEELHSVSERDSTGGAGSGGSDAASPLTARSIRLERVAQVLAHSQEELRRHGQHNNGALNSGTPPSPLSSRHSSQDSLHKNNLSGVGLPIGQLSSSHLHMQSTMSPATAAAVAAAQKKKGIKSSLGRFFSKKEKIKGKDTPMPGDIPGMGGAGTPADPDYGDSVSVAGTMGSKSDFDRRKKKSPSMFGSMLDSSRHELLAEAMKAGTPFALWNGPTVVAWLELWVGMPTWYVAACRANVKSGAIMSALSDTEIQREIGISNPLHRLKLRLAIQEMVSLTSPSAPKTSRTTLAFGDMNHEWIGNVWLPSLGLPQYRSTFMECLVDARMLDHLTKKDLRGQLRMVDSFHRTSLQYGISCLKRLNYDRQQLEERRRMAEGANVDVLVWSNDRVIRWVQSIGLKEYGNNLLESGVHGALIALDESFDANSFALALQIPTQNTQARQLLEMEFTNLLTVGTERRLDESNNMKS; encoded by the exons gaTTTCTCTCAATTGACGAAAGAGCTTGCTGCAGCCCGCGAAAGTATTctagaaagagaagaagaaatatcagAGTTAAAAGCGGAGAGGAATAATACTCGT CTTCTGCTCGAGCATCTGGAATGTCTGGTTTCCCGACATGAACGATCGCTTAGGATGACTGTAGTGAAGAGGCAAGCCGCTGCACAATCTGGAGTATCGTCCGAAGTTGAAGTGCTTAAAGCTTTAAAAAGTCTGTTTGAGCACCACAAAGCTTTAGACGAGAAA GTACGTGAACGATTACGAGTTGCATTAGAAAGAAATACAAGTTTGGAAGAAGAATTAGCTATTACCAAAGAAGAG CtccaacaatataaattaagtgGACATGCGCCTAAAACTATAGAAGATAGGCCCAAGGAAAACGGACAAACGGAAGATAGTCAACAACAGAATAAG AATGAGACTGAGCAGGCAGCAGgccagcagcaacaacaacagcaacaacaaccacaacagcaacagcaacaacaacagcagTCAATACAAAAACTAGGTACGGAGAAGTCAACAGAGATTGAAAGTAGACTGAGCAATGGCAGTCTCGATCCTACGGACCAAGATTCTGCAGCGCGCGTAATAGATTTACAAGCTACTCTTGATAAGCAG aGCTCAGAATTGAGCACATGGCAGCGACGAGTAGCTGAATTAAGTGGACGAGTAGCAGAATTGGAAGAAACTTTGTCCAAAACTCAGAAAGATCTTTTGAAAACACAAGAAACGAATGTCAAACTACAAAGAGATTTGCGCGAAAATGTTGCTCAAAAAGAGGACCAAGAAGAGAGGATAGCAACTCTTGAAAAACGTTATCTTAATGCTCAACGAGAGTCTACTAGTTTACATGATCtcaatgaaaaattggaaCAGGAGCTACAACATAAGAAGGCTCAATTAAag ctccaagaagaaaaaatagcaGCAATACAGGAGAAATTAGAACTTGCAGAGCAAAAATTAGCCCAATATGCTAAGTTACCAGAAATGGAAGAGCAATTAAAGCAAAGAATGGAGGCTCTGACGCAGGTGAGGAGGCCCAACCAG cagGCTCAAGAAAGACACGGAAGTGCAGAGGATAGAATACAGAGGTTGGAAACGCaacttgaagaaaaaaatgcagaagtgATGCGTGTTAATCAACGACTTAAGATGAACGAAGAACATAATACGCGACTTAGTACAACTGTTGATAAACTTTTGTCGg aatctaaTGAAAGATTACAAGtacatttaaaagaaagaatgcacgcattagaagaaaaaaatgcacTTACACAAGAATTGGAAAAGACTAGGAAAATTGCAGAAGATCTTCAAAATGAAAAGGCTGACATAGTTAAAGAATTAGGAAAAGCTCGtttagaaattgataatgTAAAAAGACAGATGCTTCAGCAGGAAATCgcatttaatattcaacaaaCTGATGCTTTAACTAGAAGTTTATCTCCAAATGCAGTAGATCCAGGTTCCTTTTCTAGAAGTGCAAGTCATAGTAGTTTTGATACTCATTCTTTACCAAGAAGAACGGGTAAACGGCCTGCAATCGAAGAAGATCCATCAAAG aattatgTAGCACGTACATTAGCGGAACAAGAATGGGAAAAGTTACAACAAGCACATGTTCTTGCAAATGTGCAACAAGCATTTGATGTGTCTAGTGATGCAGAAGGTGATGGAGATAATGAAAGTTTGTTTAGTTGTGCAGCTGATGTAATTAGTCCTACAGGACATACAGATGCTCAAACATTAGCACTAATGTTACAAGAACAGTTAGatgcaattaataatgaaattagattaatccag gaagaaaaacaaagtacCGAAGCACGAGCTGAAGAATTAGAGTCCCGAGTTGGTAGTCTTGaacatatgaatttattagcGAGAGGACGAAGTCTTGAACGTGCATCTCCACCATTAAGTGGACGATCCACTCCAAAATCACATCATAGTCCAAATAgagattatttacataaatatcataCT GCACCGGCATCAATGTCTCCAGCGCATCTTCACCAATATGCTGCTTCTTTAGCTAGTCCAGGTCAACTTTCAGAATCTCTTCCTGCGAGCCag TTGCAGTTATCAGGTGAAGAATTACATTCAGTGAGTGAAAGAGACAGTACTGGTGGTGCAGGAAGTGGTGGCAGCGATGCAGCTTCACCATTAACTGCTCGATCAATCAGGCTAGAACGAGTAGCACAAGTCCTTGCTCATAGTCAAGAGGAGCTCAGAAG GCATGGGCAACATAACAACGGCGCACTCAATTCTGGGACTCCCCCTTCCCCATTGTCCTCACGACATAGCAGCCAGGACAGTTTGCATAAAAACAATTTGTCTGGTGTTGGATTACCAATTGGACAACTGTCTAGTTCACATTTGCATATGCAATCTACCATGAGtccagcaacagcagcagcagtgGCTGCAGCTCAAAAGAAGAAAGGCATTAAAAGCAGTCTTGGTAGATTTTtcagcaaaaaagaaaag ATTAAAGGAAAAGATACACCAATGCCTGGAGATATACCAGGTATGGGAGGAGCAGGTACACCTGCAGATCCTGATTATGGAGATAGTGTTTCTGTAGCTGGAACTATGGGTAGTAAAAGTGATTTTGATcgcagaaaaaagaaaag tccAAGTATGTTTGGAAGTATGCTAGATTCTTCACGGCACGAACTTTTGGCAGAAGCAATGAAAGCTGGAACACCGTTTGCTCTCTGGAATGGGCCAACAGTAGTGGCTTGGCTTGAGCTTTGGGTAGGCATGCCGACATGGTATGTTGCGGCTTGTCGAGCAAATGTCAAAAGTGGTGCCATAATGAGTGCTCTTAGTGATACCGAGATTCAACGTGAAATTGGTATAag TAATCCTTTGCATCGATTGAAATTACGATTAGCTATTCAAGAAATGGTATCTCTTACAAGTCCATCAGCACCAAAAACTTCTCGCACAACGTTAGCATTTGGAGATATGAACCATGAATGGATTGGTAATGTTTGGCTTCCAAGTCTCGGTTTGCCTCAATATCGATCCACTTTCATGGAGTGCCTTGTTGATGCTAGAATGTTGGATCATCTTACTAAAAAAGACCTTCGTGGTCAACTTAGGATGGTTGATAGTTTTCATAG aacAAGTTTGCAATATGGTATTTCATGTTTAAAgcgattaaattatgataggCAACaattagaagaaagaagacgAATGGCAGAAGGTGCTAATGTTGATGTTCTTGTATGGAGTAATGATCGCGTTATAAGATGGGTGCAATCTATCGGCctgaaa GAATATGGGAACAATCTCTTAGAATCTGGTGTACATGGAGCTCTTATAGCCCTTGATGAAAGCTTCGACGCAAATAGTTTTGCTCTAGCTTTACAAATTCCAACCCAAAACACACAA gCTCGACAATTGTTAGAAATGGAgttcacaaatttattaactGTAGGAACAGAAAGGCGGCTTGATGAATCCAATAATATGAAATCCTGA
- the LOC108000652 gene encoding liprin-alpha-1 isoform X17 — translation MKKDFSQLTKELAAARESILEREEEISELKAERNNTRLLLEHLECLVSRHERSLRMTVVKRQAAAQSGVSSEVEVLKALKSLFEHHKALDEKVRERLRVALERNTSLEEELAITKEELQQYKLSGHAPKTIEDRPKENGQTEDSQQQNKNETEQAAGQQQQQQQQQPQQQQQQQQQSIQKLGTEKSTEIESRLSNGSLDPTDQDSAARVIDLQATLDKQSSELSTWQRRVAELSGRVAELEETLSKTQKDLLKTQETNVKLQRDLRENVAQKEDQEERIATLEKRYLNAQRESTSLHDLNEKLEQELQHKKAQLKLQEEKIAAIQEKLELAEQKLAQYAKLPEMEEQLKQRMEALTQVRRPNQQAQERHGSAEDRIQRLETQLEEKNAEVMRVNQRLKMNEEHNTRLSTTVDKLLSESNERLQVHLKERMHALEEKNALTQELEKTRKIAEDLQNEKADIVKELGKARLEIDNVKRQMLQQEIAFNIQQTDALTRSLSPNAVDPGSFSRSASHSSFDTHSLPRRTGKRPAIEEDPSKNYVARTLAEQEWEKLQQAHVLANVQQAFDVSSDAEGDGDNESLFSCAADVISPTGHTDAQTLALMLQEQLDAINNEIRLIQEEKQSTEARAEELESRVGSLEHMNLLARGRSLERASPPLSGRSTPKSHHSPNRDYLHKYHTAPASMSPAHLHQYAASLASPGQLSESLPASQLQLSGEELHSVSERDSTGGAGSGGSDAASPLTARSIRLERVAQVLAHSQEELRRRTGQAGFPSSGFPAHRHGQHNNGALNSGTPPSPLSSRHSSQDSLHKNNLSGVGLPIGQLSSSHLHMQSTMSPATAAAVAAAQKKKGIKSSLGRFFSKKEKIKGKDTPMPGDIPGMGGAGTPADPDYGDSVSVAGTMGSKSDFDRRKKKSPSMFGSMLDSSRHELLAEAMKAGTPFALWNGPTVVAWLELWVGMPTWYVAACRANVKSGAIMSALSDTEIQREIGISNPLHRLKLRLAIQEMVSLTSPSAPKTSRTTLAFGDMNHEWIGNVWLPSLGLPQYRSTFMECLVDARMLDHLTKKDLRGQLRMVDSFHRTSLQYGISCLKRLNYDRQQLEERRRMAEGANVDVLVWSNDRVIRWVQSIGLKEYGNNLLESGVHGALIALDESFDANSFALALQIPTQNTQARQLLEMEFTNLLTVGTERRLDESNNMKS, via the exons ATGAAAAAG gaTTTCTCTCAATTGACGAAAGAGCTTGCTGCAGCCCGCGAAAGTATTctagaaagagaagaagaaatatcagAGTTAAAAGCGGAGAGGAATAATACTCGT CTTCTGCTCGAGCATCTGGAATGTCTGGTTTCCCGACATGAACGATCGCTTAGGATGACTGTAGTGAAGAGGCAAGCCGCTGCACAATCTGGAGTATCGTCCGAAGTTGAAGTGCTTAAAGCTTTAAAAAGTCTGTTTGAGCACCACAAAGCTTTAGACGAGAAA GTACGTGAACGATTACGAGTTGCATTAGAAAGAAATACAAGTTTGGAAGAAGAATTAGCTATTACCAAAGAAGAG CtccaacaatataaattaagtgGACATGCGCCTAAAACTATAGAAGATAGGCCCAAGGAAAACGGACAAACGGAAGATAGTCAACAACAGAATAAG AATGAGACTGAGCAGGCAGCAGgccagcagcaacaacaacagcaacaacaaccacaacagcaacagcaacaacaacagcagTCAATACAAAAACTAGGTACGGAGAAGTCAACAGAGATTGAAAGTAGACTGAGCAATGGCAGTCTCGATCCTACGGACCAAGATTCTGCAGCGCGCGTAATAGATTTACAAGCTACTCTTGATAAGCAG aGCTCAGAATTGAGCACATGGCAGCGACGAGTAGCTGAATTAAGTGGACGAGTAGCAGAATTGGAAGAAACTTTGTCCAAAACTCAGAAAGATCTTTTGAAAACACAAGAAACGAATGTCAAACTACAAAGAGATTTGCGCGAAAATGTTGCTCAAAAAGAGGACCAAGAAGAGAGGATAGCAACTCTTGAAAAACGTTATCTTAATGCTCAACGAGAGTCTACTAGTTTACATGATCtcaatgaaaaattggaaCAGGAGCTACAACATAAGAAGGCTCAATTAAag ctccaagaagaaaaaatagcaGCAATACAGGAGAAATTAGAACTTGCAGAGCAAAAATTAGCCCAATATGCTAAGTTACCAGAAATGGAAGAGCAATTAAAGCAAAGAATGGAGGCTCTGACGCAGGTGAGGAGGCCCAACCAG cagGCTCAAGAAAGACACGGAAGTGCAGAGGATAGAATACAGAGGTTGGAAACGCaacttgaagaaaaaaatgcagaagtgATGCGTGTTAATCAACGACTTAAGATGAACGAAGAACATAATACGCGACTTAGTACAACTGTTGATAAACTTTTGTCGg aatctaaTGAAAGATTACAAGtacatttaaaagaaagaatgcacgcattagaagaaaaaaatgcacTTACACAAGAATTGGAAAAGACTAGGAAAATTGCAGAAGATCTTCAAAATGAAAAGGCTGACATAGTTAAAGAATTAGGAAAAGCTCGtttagaaattgataatgTAAAAAGACAGATGCTTCAGCAGGAAATCgcatttaatattcaacaaaCTGATGCTTTAACTAGAAGTTTATCTCCAAATGCAGTAGATCCAGGTTCCTTTTCTAGAAGTGCAAGTCATAGTAGTTTTGATACTCATTCTTTACCAAGAAGAACGGGTAAACGGCCTGCAATCGAAGAAGATCCATCAAAG aattatgTAGCACGTACATTAGCGGAACAAGAATGGGAAAAGTTACAACAAGCACATGTTCTTGCAAATGTGCAACAAGCATTTGATGTGTCTAGTGATGCAGAAGGTGATGGAGATAATGAAAGTTTGTTTAGTTGTGCAGCTGATGTAATTAGTCCTACAGGACATACAGATGCTCAAACATTAGCACTAATGTTACAAGAACAGTTAGatgcaattaataatgaaattagattaatccag gaagaaaaacaaagtacCGAAGCACGAGCTGAAGAATTAGAGTCCCGAGTTGGTAGTCTTGaacatatgaatttattagcGAGAGGACGAAGTCTTGAACGTGCATCTCCACCATTAAGTGGACGATCCACTCCAAAATCACATCATAGTCCAAATAgagattatttacataaatatcataCT GCACCGGCATCAATGTCTCCAGCGCATCTTCACCAATATGCTGCTTCTTTAGCTAGTCCAGGTCAACTTTCAGAATCTCTTCCTGCGAGCCag TTGCAGTTATCAGGTGAAGAATTACATTCAGTGAGTGAAAGAGACAGTACTGGTGGTGCAGGAAGTGGTGGCAGCGATGCAGCTTCACCATTAACTGCTCGATCAATCAGGCTAGAACGAGTAGCACAAGTCCTTGCTCATAGTCAAGAGGAGCTCAGAAG ACGCACTGGACAAGCCGGATTTCCCAGCAGTGGTTTTCCTGCTCACAG GCATGGGCAACATAACAACGGCGCACTCAATTCTGGGACTCCCCCTTCCCCATTGTCCTCACGACATAGCAGCCAGGACAGTTTGCATAAAAACAATTTGTCTGGTGTTGGATTACCAATTGGACAACTGTCTAGTTCACATTTGCATATGCAATCTACCATGAGtccagcaacagcagcagcagtgGCTGCAGCTCAAAAGAAGAAAGGCATTAAAAGCAGTCTTGGTAGATTTTtcagcaaaaaagaaaag ATTAAAGGAAAAGATACACCAATGCCTGGAGATATACCAGGTATGGGAGGAGCAGGTACACCTGCAGATCCTGATTATGGAGATAGTGTTTCTGTAGCTGGAACTATGGGTAGTAAAAGTGATTTTGATcgcagaaaaaagaaaag tccAAGTATGTTTGGAAGTATGCTAGATTCTTCACGGCACGAACTTTTGGCAGAAGCAATGAAAGCTGGAACACCGTTTGCTCTCTGGAATGGGCCAACAGTAGTGGCTTGGCTTGAGCTTTGGGTAGGCATGCCGACATGGTATGTTGCGGCTTGTCGAGCAAATGTCAAAAGTGGTGCCATAATGAGTGCTCTTAGTGATACCGAGATTCAACGTGAAATTGGTATAag TAATCCTTTGCATCGATTGAAATTACGATTAGCTATTCAAGAAATGGTATCTCTTACAAGTCCATCAGCACCAAAAACTTCTCGCACAACGTTAGCATTTGGAGATATGAACCATGAATGGATTGGTAATGTTTGGCTTCCAAGTCTCGGTTTGCCTCAATATCGATCCACTTTCATGGAGTGCCTTGTTGATGCTAGAATGTTGGATCATCTTACTAAAAAAGACCTTCGTGGTCAACTTAGGATGGTTGATAGTTTTCATAG aacAAGTTTGCAATATGGTATTTCATGTTTAAAgcgattaaattatgataggCAACaattagaagaaagaagacgAATGGCAGAAGGTGCTAATGTTGATGTTCTTGTATGGAGTAATGATCGCGTTATAAGATGGGTGCAATCTATCGGCctgaaa GAATATGGGAACAATCTCTTAGAATCTGGTGTACATGGAGCTCTTATAGCCCTTGATGAAAGCTTCGACGCAAATAGTTTTGCTCTAGCTTTACAAATTCCAACCCAAAACACACAA gCTCGACAATTGTTAGAAATGGAgttcacaaatttattaactGTAGGAACAGAAAGGCGGCTTGATGAATCCAATAATATGAAATCCTGA
- the LOC108000652 gene encoding liprin-alpha-1 isoform X16 has product MNEQIRDFSQLTKELAAARESILEREEEISELKAERNNTRLLLEHLECLVSRHERSLRMTVVKRQAAAQSGVSSEVEVLKALKSLFEHHKALDEKVRERLRVALERNTSLEEELAITKEELQQYKLSGHAPKTIEDRPKENGQTEDSQQQNKNETEQAAGQQQQQQQQQPQQQQQQQQQSIQKLGTEKSTEIESRLSNGSLDPTDQDSAARVIDLQATLDKQSSELSTWQRRVAELSGRVAELEETLSKTQKDLLKTQETNVKLQRDLRENVAQKEDQEERIATLEKRYLNAQRESTSLHDLNEKLEQELQHKKAQLKLQEEKIAAIQEKLELAEQKLAQYAKLPEMEEQLKQRMEALTQVRRPNQQAQERHGSAEDRIQRLETQLEEKNAEVMRVNQRLKMNEEHNTRLSTTVDKLLSESNERLQVHLKERMHALEEKNALTQELEKTRKIAEDLQNEKADIVKELGKARLEIDNVKRQMLQQEIAFNIQQTDALTRSLSPNAVDPGSFSRSASHSSFDTHSLPRRTGKRPAIEEDPSKNYVARTLAEQEWEKLQQAHVLANVQQAFDVSSDAEGDGDNESLFSCAADVISPTGHTDAQTLALMLQEQLDAINNEIRLIQEEKQSTEARAEELESRVGSLEHMNLLARGRSLERASPPLSGRSTPKSHHSPNRDYLHKYHTAPASMSPAHLHQYAASLASPGQLSESLPASQLQLSGEELHSVSERDSTGGAGSGGSDAASPLTARSIRLERVAQVLAHSQEELRRRTGQAGFPSSGFPAHRHGQHNNGALNSGTPPSPLSSRHSSQDSLHKNNLSGVGLPIGQLSSSHLHMQSTMSPATAAAVAAAQKKKGIKSSLGRFFSKKEKIKGKDTPMPGDIPGMGGAGTPADPDYGDSVSVAGTMGSKSDFDRRKKKSPSMFGSMLDSSRHELLAEAMKAGTPFALWNGPTVVAWLELWVGMPTWYVAACRANVKSGAIMSALSDTEIQREIGISNPLHRLKLRLAIQEMVSLTSPSAPKTSRTTLAFGDMNHEWIGNVWLPSLGLPQYRSTFMECLVDARMLDHLTKKDLRGQLRMVDSFHRTSLQYGISCLKRLNYDRQQLEERRRMAEGANVDVLVWSNDRVIRWVQSIGLKEYGNNLLESGVHGALIALDESFDANSFALALQIPTQNTQARQLLEMEFTNLLTVGTERRLDESNNMKS; this is encoded by the exons gaTTTCTCTCAATTGACGAAAGAGCTTGCTGCAGCCCGCGAAAGTATTctagaaagagaagaagaaatatcagAGTTAAAAGCGGAGAGGAATAATACTCGT CTTCTGCTCGAGCATCTGGAATGTCTGGTTTCCCGACATGAACGATCGCTTAGGATGACTGTAGTGAAGAGGCAAGCCGCTGCACAATCTGGAGTATCGTCCGAAGTTGAAGTGCTTAAAGCTTTAAAAAGTCTGTTTGAGCACCACAAAGCTTTAGACGAGAAA GTACGTGAACGATTACGAGTTGCATTAGAAAGAAATACAAGTTTGGAAGAAGAATTAGCTATTACCAAAGAAGAG CtccaacaatataaattaagtgGACATGCGCCTAAAACTATAGAAGATAGGCCCAAGGAAAACGGACAAACGGAAGATAGTCAACAACAGAATAAG AATGAGACTGAGCAGGCAGCAGgccagcagcaacaacaacagcaacaacaaccacaacagcaacagcaacaacaacagcagTCAATACAAAAACTAGGTACGGAGAAGTCAACAGAGATTGAAAGTAGACTGAGCAATGGCAGTCTCGATCCTACGGACCAAGATTCTGCAGCGCGCGTAATAGATTTACAAGCTACTCTTGATAAGCAG aGCTCAGAATTGAGCACATGGCAGCGACGAGTAGCTGAATTAAGTGGACGAGTAGCAGAATTGGAAGAAACTTTGTCCAAAACTCAGAAAGATCTTTTGAAAACACAAGAAACGAATGTCAAACTACAAAGAGATTTGCGCGAAAATGTTGCTCAAAAAGAGGACCAAGAAGAGAGGATAGCAACTCTTGAAAAACGTTATCTTAATGCTCAACGAGAGTCTACTAGTTTACATGATCtcaatgaaaaattggaaCAGGAGCTACAACATAAGAAGGCTCAATTAAag ctccaagaagaaaaaatagcaGCAATACAGGAGAAATTAGAACTTGCAGAGCAAAAATTAGCCCAATATGCTAAGTTACCAGAAATGGAAGAGCAATTAAAGCAAAGAATGGAGGCTCTGACGCAGGTGAGGAGGCCCAACCAG cagGCTCAAGAAAGACACGGAAGTGCAGAGGATAGAATACAGAGGTTGGAAACGCaacttgaagaaaaaaatgcagaagtgATGCGTGTTAATCAACGACTTAAGATGAACGAAGAACATAATACGCGACTTAGTACAACTGTTGATAAACTTTTGTCGg aatctaaTGAAAGATTACAAGtacatttaaaagaaagaatgcacgcattagaagaaaaaaatgcacTTACACAAGAATTGGAAAAGACTAGGAAAATTGCAGAAGATCTTCAAAATGAAAAGGCTGACATAGTTAAAGAATTAGGAAAAGCTCGtttagaaattgataatgTAAAAAGACAGATGCTTCAGCAGGAAATCgcatttaatattcaacaaaCTGATGCTTTAACTAGAAGTTTATCTCCAAATGCAGTAGATCCAGGTTCCTTTTCTAGAAGTGCAAGTCATAGTAGTTTTGATACTCATTCTTTACCAAGAAGAACGGGTAAACGGCCTGCAATCGAAGAAGATCCATCAAAG aattatgTAGCACGTACATTAGCGGAACAAGAATGGGAAAAGTTACAACAAGCACATGTTCTTGCAAATGTGCAACAAGCATTTGATGTGTCTAGTGATGCAGAAGGTGATGGAGATAATGAAAGTTTGTTTAGTTGTGCAGCTGATGTAATTAGTCCTACAGGACATACAGATGCTCAAACATTAGCACTAATGTTACAAGAACAGTTAGatgcaattaataatgaaattagattaatccag gaagaaaaacaaagtacCGAAGCACGAGCTGAAGAATTAGAGTCCCGAGTTGGTAGTCTTGaacatatgaatttattagcGAGAGGACGAAGTCTTGAACGTGCATCTCCACCATTAAGTGGACGATCCACTCCAAAATCACATCATAGTCCAAATAgagattatttacataaatatcataCT GCACCGGCATCAATGTCTCCAGCGCATCTTCACCAATATGCTGCTTCTTTAGCTAGTCCAGGTCAACTTTCAGAATCTCTTCCTGCGAGCCag TTGCAGTTATCAGGTGAAGAATTACATTCAGTGAGTGAAAGAGACAGTACTGGTGGTGCAGGAAGTGGTGGCAGCGATGCAGCTTCACCATTAACTGCTCGATCAATCAGGCTAGAACGAGTAGCACAAGTCCTTGCTCATAGTCAAGAGGAGCTCAGAAG ACGCACTGGACAAGCCGGATTTCCCAGCAGTGGTTTTCCTGCTCACAG GCATGGGCAACATAACAACGGCGCACTCAATTCTGGGACTCCCCCTTCCCCATTGTCCTCACGACATAGCAGCCAGGACAGTTTGCATAAAAACAATTTGTCTGGTGTTGGATTACCAATTGGACAACTGTCTAGTTCACATTTGCATATGCAATCTACCATGAGtccagcaacagcagcagcagtgGCTGCAGCTCAAAAGAAGAAAGGCATTAAAAGCAGTCTTGGTAGATTTTtcagcaaaaaagaaaag ATTAAAGGAAAAGATACACCAATGCCTGGAGATATACCAGGTATGGGAGGAGCAGGTACACCTGCAGATCCTGATTATGGAGATAGTGTTTCTGTAGCTGGAACTATGGGTAGTAAAAGTGATTTTGATcgcagaaaaaagaaaag tccAAGTATGTTTGGAAGTATGCTAGATTCTTCACGGCACGAACTTTTGGCAGAAGCAATGAAAGCTGGAACACCGTTTGCTCTCTGGAATGGGCCAACAGTAGTGGCTTGGCTTGAGCTTTGGGTAGGCATGCCGACATGGTATGTTGCGGCTTGTCGAGCAAATGTCAAAAGTGGTGCCATAATGAGTGCTCTTAGTGATACCGAGATTCAACGTGAAATTGGTATAag TAATCCTTTGCATCGATTGAAATTACGATTAGCTATTCAAGAAATGGTATCTCTTACAAGTCCATCAGCACCAAAAACTTCTCGCACAACGTTAGCATTTGGAGATATGAACCATGAATGGATTGGTAATGTTTGGCTTCCAAGTCTCGGTTTGCCTCAATATCGATCCACTTTCATGGAGTGCCTTGTTGATGCTAGAATGTTGGATCATCTTACTAAAAAAGACCTTCGTGGTCAACTTAGGATGGTTGATAGTTTTCATAG aacAAGTTTGCAATATGGTATTTCATGTTTAAAgcgattaaattatgataggCAACaattagaagaaagaagacgAATGGCAGAAGGTGCTAATGTTGATGTTCTTGTATGGAGTAATGATCGCGTTATAAGATGGGTGCAATCTATCGGCctgaaa GAATATGGGAACAATCTCTTAGAATCTGGTGTACATGGAGCTCTTATAGCCCTTGATGAAAGCTTCGACGCAAATAGTTTTGCTCTAGCTTTACAAATTCCAACCCAAAACACACAA gCTCGACAATTGTTAGAAATGGAgttcacaaatttattaactGTAGGAACAGAAAGGCGGCTTGATGAATCCAATAATATGAAATCCTGA